Proteins encoded together in one Cicer arietinum cultivar CDC Frontier isolate Library 1 chromosome 4, Cicar.CDCFrontier_v2.0, whole genome shotgun sequence window:
- the LOC101504467 gene encoding uncharacterized protein yields the protein MGKFCMIFVVLALTALLSSSAARNVPAGLKDQKNIVGFSGIGNNGLPFGGVSADNGNGFGGGVAGGLGGSPGALGGLGGTTGGLGGLGNIGGLGGSTGGLGGTGGLGGLGSIGGLGGLGGGLGGSGGGLIPQP from the coding sequence ATGGGTAAGTTTTGTATGATTTTTGTGGTTTTGGCTCTCACTGCACTGCTTTCATCAAGTGCTGCAAGAAATGTGCCTGCAGGTTTGAAGGACCAGAAAAACATTGTTGGTTTTTCAGGAATTGGTAACAATGGACTTCCTTTTGGAGGTGTTAGTGCTGATAATGGAAATGGTTTTGGTGGTGGCGTTGCTGGTGGACTCGGCGGTAGTCCCGGTGCCCTCGGCGGACTAGGAGGTACTACTGGTGGCCTCGGCGGACTAGGCAATATTGGTGGACTAGGCGGCTCAACTGGCGGACTAGGCGGTACTGGCGGACTCGGTGGACTTGGCAGTATCGGTGGACTCGGTGGGCTTGGTGGTGGACTTGGTGGTTCCGGTGGTGGTCTTATTCCTCAACCTTGA
- the LOC101504787 gene encoding 26S proteasome regulatory subunit 4 homolog A-like, whose amino-acid sequence MGQGTPGGMNRQGHPGDRKQDGSDKKEKKFEPAAPPARVGRKQRKQKGPDAASRLPTVTPVSKCKLRLLKLERVKDYLLMEEEFVAYQERLKPQEEKAEEDRSKVDDLRGSPMSVGNLEELIDENHAIVSSSVGPEYYVGILSFVDKDQLEPGCAILMHNKVLSVVGLLQDEVDPMVSVMKVEKAPLESYADIGGLDAQIQEIKEAVELPLTHPELYEDIGIKPPKGVILYGEPGTGKTLLAKAVANSTSATFLRVVGSELIQKYLGDGPKLVRELFRVADDLSPSIVFIDEIDAVGTKRYDAHSGGEREIQRTMLELLNQLDGFDSRGDVKVILATNRIESLDPALLRPGRIDRKIEFPLPDIKTRRRIFQIHTSRMTLADDVNLEEFVMTKDEFSGADIKAICTEAGLLALRERRMKVTHPDFKKAKDKVMFKKKEGVPEGLYM is encoded by the exons ATGGGTCAAGGAACTCCCGGCGGCATGAACCGACAAGGCCACCCCGGCGATCGGAAACAAGACGGAAGCgacaaaaaggaaaagaaattcGAGCCAGCAGCACCACCGGCACGTGTAGGTCGAAAACAACGAAAACAAAAGGGTCCAGATGCCGCATCTCGTTTACCGACGGTAACTCCGGTGTCGAAGTGCAAACTGAGGCTTCTGAAGCTAGAGCGAGTGAAAGATTATCTGTTAATGGAGGAAGAGTTTGTTGCTTATCAAGAGCGGCTAAAACCTCAAGAGGAAAAGGCTGAAGAAGATAGATCTAAGGTTGATGATTTAAGAGGTTCGCCTATGAGTGTTGGTAACCTTGAAGAACTTATTGATGAGAATCATGCTATTGTTTCTTCTTCGGTTGGACCTGAGTATTATGTTGGAATTTTGTCTTTCGTTGATAAGGATCAGTTGGAGCCTGGTTGTGCTATTTTGATGCATAATAAG GTTCTTTCGGTTGTTGGCCTTCTGCAAGATGAAGTTGATCCAATGGTCTCTGTGATGAAGGTTGAGAAGGCTCCTTTGGAATCTTATGCCGACATTGGTGGTTTAGATGCGCAGATACAGGAAATTAAAGAGGCAGTTGAGCTACCTCTGACACATCCTGAACTATATGAAGATATtggtatcaagcctcctaaggGGGTCATATTATATGGAGAACCCGGAACAGGAAAGACCTTGCTTGCAAAG GCTGTGGCAAACTCAACATCAGCAACATTCTTGCGTGTAGTTGGTAGTGAATTGATACAAAAATACCTGGGAGATGGTCCAAAACTTGTGAGGGAGCTTTTCAGAGTTGCTGAtgatctttctccttctattgtTTTCATTGATGAAATTGACGCCGTCGGTACAAAGAG GTATGATGCTCACTCAGGTGGAGAGCGTGAAATTCAAAGGACCATGTTGGAGTTGCTGAATCAGTTAGATGGTTTTGATTCAAGAGGAGATGTAAAAGTGATTCTGGCTACCAACAGAATTGAAAGTCTTGATCCAGCTTTGCTACGACCTGGTCGTATTGACAGGAAGATTGAATTTCCTCTTCCCGATATCAAAACAAGGAGACGCATTTTCCAG ATACACACATCAAGGATGACATTAGCTGATGATGTCAACTTGGAAGAATTTGTTATGACCAAGGATGAATTCTCTGGAGCTGATATAAAGGCAATATGTACTGAAGCTGGTTTACTTGCTCTACGGGAACGCCGCATGAAG GTGACTCATCCCGATTTTAAGAAGGCAAAGGATAAAGTGATGTTTAAGAAGAAAGAAGGAGTGCCAGAAGGACTCTACATGTGA
- the LOC101502223 gene encoding uncharacterized protein: MWENLWSKYLQFQGNWIEETRGTLMLVATVIATMTFQSTISPPGGVWQENTHTGGLNCTTYGICEAGTAVLAYAWPHEFVQSMTYNTTSFFSSLGVVLLLISGFPIKNKVMMWVLTMAMTIAVTFMALTYVFAQGLVTPYHIIQTYFSMAHPLVVAWGILLLVFGLIHTLRLVFWVKKRTKMKHKLPGRLALHGSGREILAKL; this comes from the coding sequence atgtgGGAAAACTTGTGGTCCAAGTATCTACAATTTCAAGGTAATTGGATAGAAGAAACAAGAGGAACATTGATGTTGGTGGCAACTGTGATTGCCACCATGACATTTCAATCAACAATAAGTCCACCAGGTGGAGTTTGGCAAGAAAACACACATACTGGAGGACTCAACTGCACTACTTATGGCATATGTGAAGCAGGCACTGCAGTTTTAGCTTATGCTTGGCCACATGAATTTGTACAGTCCATGACATATAACACCACTTCTTTCTTTTCATCTCTTGGTGTTGTGTTGCTACTTATTAGTGGATTCCCAATTAAGAATAAGGTCATGATGTGGGTCTTGACCATGGCTATGACCATTGCAGTCACGTTTATGGCGCTCACGTATGTGTTTGCACAGGGTTTGGTCACTCCTTACCATATTATTCAGACATATTTTAGCATGGCACACCCTTTGGTTGTTGCTTGGGGAATATTGCTTTTAGTTTTTGGCTTGATCCATACACTACGGTTGGTTTTCTGGGTAAAgaaaaggacaaaaatgaagcACAAATTACCCGGTCGTTTAGCCCTGCATGGAAGTGGAAGAGAAATACTAGCAAAACTCTAA
- the LOC101505104 gene encoding uncharacterized protein yields MGPRQCQICHEAQSKYKCPKCYLLYCSLPCFKKHKELPCVNPTSSEGKTTAAESLVEKPSAVDNIVLEALVEKPLVVDKTSEVLQKFQLEAIASSSEIRDALNNKVLQELICRIDCSPNAENELDKAMAEEAFRMFTEKILSTINP; encoded by the exons ATGGGTCCTCGACAATGTCAAATCTGCCACGAAGCTCAATCCAAATacaaatgccctaaatgttactTACTTTA ttgCTCTCTGCCTTGTTTCAAAAAACACAAAG AACTTCCATGTGTCAATCCGACATCTTCAGAGGGAAAAACAA CTGCTGCAGAATCACTTGTAGAAAAGCCATCAGCTGTTGATAATATTGTTTTGGAAGCACTTGTTGAAAAGCCATTAGTTGTTGATAAAACAAGTGAGGTGTTGCAAAAATTCCAACTGGAGGCTATAG CCTCTTCCAGTGAGATTCGCGATGCTTTGAATAATAAGGTCCTTCAAGAACTAATTTGCCGTATTGATTGTTCCCCAAATGCAGAGAAT GAACTTGATAAAGCTATGGCAGAGGAGGCATTTCGCATGTTCACAGAAAAG ATTTTATCAACTATCAACCCCTAA
- the LOC101505427 gene encoding transcription factor PIF1-like — translation MNHYVPDFDIQMDDEEDYPIHISKKPSLQNDEIMELLWQNGQVVVQSQNHRQFRKPPPPTTNTGDRVIPERGIRSSDAEHYNINQHLFMQEDEMASWLFDSMNEDPPFSRHDFSAGTLFHPPTVTGDQKYGGVVQSNGRESEPLQQPRPAAAPRPPIPPSKKPEQATCRKQNFGHFSTRSNAGSEPGASSSSMIAAAQESTVVDSCDTPFMAAKTYVASTLSETARSTAETGFVSMSSAGKAETSAGGRETTTVDMTVTSSLGGSSESAEPVQKEAVLDRKRKGREPDESEFQSEDVDFESKEEKKQIRGSASKRSRAAEVHNLSERRRRDRINEKMKALQELIPRCNKSDKASMLDEAIEYLKSLQLQVQMMSMGCGMVPMMFPGIRQYMPAMGMGMGMGLGMEMGMGMNRTVMPFPNMIASTPLPAATVAAHFGQRFAMAPFHMPHVAAAAPDSSDNNPLNSLGSSATLSPDQSRIPNFTDTYHQFLGPHQLQMQLMQSMNQQSVNKPGTSGAQDNPEKHQSG, via the exons ATGAATCACTATGTTCCAGATTTCGATATTCAAATGGACGACGAAGAGGATTACCCTATACACATCTCAAAGAAACCTTCCCT GCAAAACGATGAGATCATGGAACTATTATGGCAAAACGGTCAAGTCGTGGTGCAAAGCCAAAACCACCGCCAATTTAGAAAACCGCCACCGCCAACCACCAACACCGGCGATCGTGTGATTCCTGAGAGAGGAATTCGATCCTCCGATGCTGAACACTATAATATCAACCAACATCTCTTCATGCAAGAAGACGAAATGGCATCGTGGCTTTTCGATTCAATGAACGAAGATCCTCCTTTCAGCCGTCACGATTTCAGCGCAGGAACACTCTTCCATCCACCAACCGTTACTGGCGATCAGAAATACGGCGGTGTTGTACAATCCAACGGCCGTGAATCGGAGCCTCTTCAGCAACCGAGGCCAGCAGCGGCTCCTCGGCCTCCGATTCCACCGTCGAAGAAGCCGGAGCAGGCGACTTGTAGGAAACAGAATTTCGGGCATTTCTCGACCCGCAGCAATGCGGGGAGCGAGCCAGGTGCGTCTTCAAGTTCGATGATTGCGGCGGCGCAGGAATCAACGGTGGTGGATTCATGCGATACGCCGTTCATGGCGGCAAAAACTTATGTTGCATCGACGCTATCGGAAACAGCCAGGAGCACGGCGGAAACTGGATTCGTTAGCATGAGCTCCGCCGGAAAAGCGGAAACATCGGCCGGTGGAAGGGAGACGACGACGGTTGATATGACAGTGACGTCATCTCTTGGAGGTTCAAGCGAGAGTGCTGAA CCGGTTCAGAAGGAAGCAGTGTTGGACCGGAAGAGAAAAGGTCGTGAACCGGATGAATCTGAGTTTCAAAGCGAG GATGTCGATTTTGAATccaaggaagaaaaaaaacaaatccGTGGATCTGCATCGAAGAGATCCCGTGCTGCAGAGGTTCATAATCTCTCCGAAAGG AGGCGTCGAGATAGAATTAATGAAAAGATGAAAGCTTTGCAAGAACTTATACCTCGGTGCAACAAG tCTGACAAAGCATCAATGTTAGATGAAGCAATCGAATACTTAAAGTCATTGCAGTTACAAGTACAG ATGATGTCCATGGGATGTGGCATGGTACCTATGATGTTTCCTGGAATTAGGCAGTATATGCCGGCAATGGGGATGGGAATGGGAATGGGTTTGGGGATGGAAATGGGAATGGGAATGAACAGAACAGTGATGCCATTTCCAAATATGATAGCAAGTACTCCTTTACCAGCAGCAACAGTAGCTGCTCATTTTGGACAAAGGTTTGCTATGGCTCCTTTCCATATGCCCCATGTTGCTGCAGCAGCACCTGATTCATCAGATAATAACCCCCTTAACTCCCTTGGTAGTAGTGCTACTCTTTCTCCAGATCAATCACGCATCCCAAACTTCACTGATACTTATCACCAATTCCTCGGTCCACACCAGCTGCAGATGCAATTAATGCAG TCAATGAACCAGCAAAGTGTCAACAAGCCAGGTACCAGTGGGGCCCAAGATAATCCAGAAAAGCATCAGTCAG GTTAA